A genomic region of Torulaspora delbrueckii CBS 1146 chromosome 7, complete genome contains the following coding sequences:
- the UTP25 gene encoding rRNA-binding ribosome biosynthesis protein UTP25 (similar to Saccharomyces cerevisiae YIL091C; ancestral locus Anc_2.292) codes for MVKDKSNGDEARRNGTLKRGRKELRSIRRPQRNKAHEEPEHLNESSEGEVKNHHNGMQHNEEIANVEEDEENKRRKVYGALLTILNSEHPKPKPKQEVTVQSRKEDSESDVEEDERDEVEQLEDNLARVDENPSEDDLSEDADEESDDEQDTFDSHFNQVPENVVDKLDAAFKERQLKYKSAKVPIGENESMVYSKPLLLEDQSKKLEIPSRHESLKSYVFKQRLKIQNDLEHENLTSTQRTLVDPMLQYNDLLYEYNSYEKDEDEYRDLYALHVLNHVYKTRDKILKNNQRISDNPDADYLDQGFTRPKVLIVVPTRDTAYQVLEKIIDKSGIDQIDKKGKFRDQFFEESLPPSSKPKSFQHVFKGNTNDFFVLGVKFTRKAIKLYSNFYQSDIIICSPLGIQLILENTDKKKRQDDFLSSIEISIFDQLHSIEYQNVSHVMTIFDHLNLIPQEQHDTDFGRVRLWYINEQAKLFRQTMIFTKYVSPTANALINNKCQNMTGRWKNHHFIEPNQSSIGKLGLKVRQIFQRIDLGAASILEESDFRFKFFTSVIIPSIIKSTGYEDGILVYIPDYADFIRVRNYMKEKTTIIFGDINEYSNQKQLNSNRALFQQGRAKVLLYTERLHHFRRYEIKGVKSVVFYQPPTNPEFYSEVVRFIAKSAALGTTDLNISTVRTIYSKLDGISLERIVGTKRAAILTHGQNEVYEFK; via the coding sequence ATGGTTAAAGACAAGTCAAACGGTGACGAAGCACGTAGAAACGGCACGTTAAAACGAGGTAGAAAGGAACTTAGATCGATTAGAAGACCCCAACGTAATAAAGCCCATGAAGAGCCAGAACATTTGAATGAAAGCTCTGAAggtgaagtgaaaaatcaccaTAATGGGATGCAACATAATGAGGAAATTGCTAATGTGGAGGAAGACGAAGAGAATAAGAGAAGGAAAGTATATGGTGCTTTATTGACCATTCTGAATTCTGAGCATCCCAAACCGAAGCCCAAGCAAGAGGTCACAGTGCAATCCAGAAAGGAGGATAGTGAGAGTGATGtggaggaagatgagagaGATGAAGTGGAACAACTGGAGGATAATCTCGCAAGGGTGGATGAAAATCCGTCGGAAGATGATCTATCCGAGGATGCTGATGAGgaaagtgatgatgaacaagaTACATTCGACTCACACTTTAATCAGGTTCCTGAGAATGTGGTGGACAAGCTAGATGCTGCTTTCAAGGAGAGGCAGTTGAAATACAAATCTGCAAAGGTACCGATAGGCGAGAACGAATCGATGGTATACTCCAAACCCCTTCTTCTGGAAGATCAAAGTAAAAAGTTGGAAATACCATCACGTCATGAATCATTAAAGTCGTATGTCTTCAAGCAGAGATTaaagattcaaaatgaCTTGGAGCACGAGAACCTTACGTCGACACAAAGAACACTGGTCGATCCTATGTTACAGTATAATGACCTGCTGTATGAATATAACTCCTACGAAAAGGATGAGGACGAATACAGAGACTTGTACGCCCTGCATGTATTGAATCACGTATACAAGACCAGAGacaaaattttgaagaacaaccaACGTATAAGTGATAATCCAGATGCGGATTATTTGGATCAGGGGTTTACTAGGCCAAAAGTGCTCATTGTTGTGCCTACAAGGGACACAGCATATCAAGTGCTCGAGAAGATCATTGACAAGTCTGGTATTGACCAAATCGATAAGAAAGGCAAATTCAGAGATCAgttttttgaagaatctttACCTCCGTCTTCCAAACCCAAGTCATTTCAGCATGTGTTCAAAGGGAACACGAACgatttttttgttcttgggGTGAAATTCACTAGAAAGGCTATTAAGCTTTACAGTAATTTTTACCAATCAGACATCATTATATGCTCTCCACTGGgtattcaattgatcttaGAGAATACCGataaaaagaagagacaagaCGATTTCCTGTCATCCATTGAGATTTCAATATTTGACCAGTTGCATTCGATAGAGTATCAAAATGTTTCTCACGTCATGACCATCTTTGACCATTTAAACTTGATCCCTCAAGAACAACACGATACTGATTTCGGAAGAGTAAGGTTGTGGTACATTAATGAGCAAGCAAAGCTATTTAGACAAACAATGATCTTCACCAAATATGTCTCTCCAACGGCCAATGCCCTCATTAACAACAAATGCCAAAACATGACAGGAAGATGgaaaaatcatcattttATCGAACCAAATCAATCTAGTATTGGAAAGTTAGGTTTGAAGGTTAGACAAATATTTCAGAGAATTGATCTTGGTGCGGCATCTATCTTAGAAGAGTCGGATTTCCgtttcaagttcttcacAAGTGTCATCATCCCATCCATTATCAAGTCGACGGGATATGAAGATGGTATCCTCGTTTACATCCCAGATTATGCGGACTTCATAAGGGTACGCAATTATATGAAGGAGAAAACTACCATCATCTTTGGTGACATTAACGAATATTCGAATCAGAAACAACTGAACAGTAATAGAGCTTTGTTTCAGCAGGGCCGTGCTAAGGTCCTGCTGTACACTGAAAGACTGCACCATTTCAGGCGTTATGAGATCAAAGGCGTGAAGAGTGTGGTATTTTATCAACCGCCAACGAACCCCGAATTTTATAGTGAAGTGGTAAGATTTATTGCTAAGAGCGCAGCACTTGGTACTACAGATCTAAACATTTCCACCGTGAGAACGATATACAGCAAGCTAGATGGGATTAGTCTTGAGAGAATCGTAGGAACCAAGAGAGCAGCTATTCTCACTCATGGACAAAACGAAGTATACGAGTTCAAATAG
- the LYS12 gene encoding homoisocitrate dehydrogenase (similar to Saccharomyces cerevisiae LYS12 (YIL094C); ancestral locus Anc_2.287), translated as MLRSAIGRLATRRAYASAPKSMVIGLIPGDGIGKEVIPAGKQVLENLSGKHGLNFDFIDLQAGWGTFQETGKALPEQTVQVLKNQCQGALFGAVQSPTTKVEGYSSPIVALRKELGLYANVRPVKSVEGTKDRPVDMVIVRENTEDLYIKLEKTYVDKATGTRVAEATKRISEVATRRIATIALDIALQRLKTNGHATLTVTHKSNVLSQSDGLFREICKDVYESNKDKYGQVAYNEQIVDSMVYRMFREPECFDVVVAPNLYGDILSDGAAALVGSLGVVPSANVGPEIVIGEPCHGSAPDIAGKGISNPIATIRSTGLMLEFLGHNKPAQDIYRAVDANLREDKVKTPDLGGNSTTQQVVEDILSKL; from the coding sequence ATGTTGAGAAGTGCAATTGGCAGATTAGCCACTCGTCGTGCTTATGCTTCGGCACCAAAATCTATGGTTATTGGTTTGATTCCAGGTGATGGGATCGGTAAGGAGGTTATCCCAGCTGGTAAGCAGGTTTTGGAGAACTTGTCTGGGAAACATGGCTTGAACTTTGATTTTATCGATTTGCAGGCTGGATGGGGTACTTTCCAAGAGACTGGTAAGGCTTTGCCAGAGCAGACTGttcaagttttgaagaatcaaTGTCAAGGTGCCCTTTTCGGTGCTGTTCAATCGCCAACTACCAAAGTTGAAGGTTACTCTTCTCCAATTGTGGCTTTGAGAAAAGAGCTAGGCCTCTATGCCAATGTTCGTCCTGTTAAATCCGTTGAAGGTACTAAGGACAGACCTGTGGATATGGTTATTGTCAGAGAGAACACTGAGGATTTGTACATCAAGTTGGAAAAGACTTATGTGGACAAAGCTACAGGAACAAGAGTTGCCGAAGCTACCAAGAGAATTTCGGAGGTGGCCACTAGAAGAATCGCTACCATTGCTTTGGACATCGCCTTACAGAGATTGAAAACTAACGGTCATGCTACTTTGACTGTGACTCACAAGTCTAATGTCTTGTCTCAAAGTGATGGTCTGTTCAGAGAGATCTGTAAGGACGTTTACGAGAGTAACAAGGACAAATACGGTCAAGTGGCTTACAACGAACAAATTGTTGACTCTATGGTTTACAGAATGTTCAGAGAACCAGAGTGCTTTGACGTCGTTGTGGCACCAAACTTGTATGGTGACATTCTTTCAGATGGTGCAGCTGCACTTGTTGGATCCCTGGGTGTGGTTCCAAGTGCCAACGTCGGTCCAGAGATTGTCATCGGTGAGCCTTGTCACGGTTCTGCTCCAGACATTGCCGGTAAAGGTATTTCCAACCCAATTGCTACCATCAGATCCACTGGTCTTATGTTAGAATTCCTTGGTCACAACAAGCCAGCTCAGGACATCTACAGAGCAGTTGACGCAAATTTGAGAGAAGACAAGGTTAAGACTCCCGACTTGGGCGGTAACTCTACTACTCAGCAAGTCGTCGAAGACATTTTGTCGAAGTTGTAA
- the KSH1 gene encoding Ksh1p (similar to Saccharomyces cerevisiae YNL024C-A; ancestral locus Anc_2.291) has protein sequence MSALFNFKSLLQVILLLLCSCTYVHAQWPSLLDRYKDHGVFGAFWKMARVGERASPYVSVACILMAINQFNS, from the coding sequence ATGTCCGCTCtattcaatttcaagtcaCTACTGCAAGTGATACTCTTGCTGCTGTGTTCATGCACATATGTTCATGCACAATGGCCATCTTTATTAGATCGTTACAAGGATCATGGTGTTTTTGGTGCTTTCTGGAAGATGGCGAGAGTTGGTGAAAGGGCGAGCCCTTACGTCAGTGTTGCATGCATCTTAATGGCTATCAACCAATTTAACAGTTGA
- the RSM25 gene encoding mitochondrial 37S ribosomal protein mS23 (similar to Saccharomyces cerevisiae RSM25 (YIL093C); ancestral locus Anc_2.290), with protein sequence MKIQTNAVNVLERTSAYLRSGLLRNTPAWYDVVASIPPKTKFTREPRLINPSNMKKLAHLKDHADEPNAKGFFKTRASTLDKKINNAKLYRAPKLKFVEDQLREVFYKQHPWELSRPKVLVENDAEEEFDWSHIQQLEKPLDGESVIQRTLFLLKNNEGKSLTEAYDQARFEFYRLRMQQEVEQQVAQEESEMFGSIYGPSAIDFGVQQEQKFIDIWKQKAIEETDLLAARRANPSEAWAAGEEQPDKKDLEDQDIEEIVL encoded by the coding sequence ATGAAGATTCAAACCAATGCTGTTAATGTCCTTGAGCGGACTTCTGCCTACTTGAGATCGGGGTTACTGAGAAACACACCAGCTTGGTACGATGTTGTGGCATCAATACCTCCAAAGACGAAATTCACCCGTGAACCAAGACTAATTAATCCATCCaacatgaagaaattagcccatttgaaagatcatgCAGATGAGCCCAATGCtaaaggtttcttcaagacgAGAGCCAGCACTCTCGATAAGAAGATTAATAACGCCAAGCTTTATAGAGCTccaaaattgaaatttgtgGAGGACCAGCTAAGGGAAGTCTTTTACAAGCAACATCCGTGGGAATTATCAAGACCAAAAGTTTTGGTCGAAAATGATGCTGAAGAGGAATTCGACTGGAGTCACATTCAGCAGTTAGAGAAACCACTCGATGGTGAAAGTGTAATACAGAGAACTTTGTTTCTACTAAAGAATAACGAGGGAAAAAGTCTGACAGAAGCTTACGATCAAGCAAGATTCGAGTTTTACCGTCTAAGAATGCAACAGGAAGTGGAGCAACAAGTGgcccaagaagaaagcgaGATGTTTGGCTCGATTTATGGTCCTTCAGCCATTGATTTCGGTGTCCAACAAGAACAGAAATTCATTGATATATGGAAGCAGAaggccattgaagagacagATCTGCTCGCAGCCAGACGTGCAAACCCATCGGAAGCATGGGCTGCTGGTGAAGAACAACCTGACAAGaaggatttggaagatcaGGATATTGAGGAGATTGTTTTGTGA
- the RCM1 gene encoding rRNA (cytosine-C5-)-methyltransferase RCM1 (similar to Saccharomyces cerevisiae YNL022C; ancestral locus Anc_2.286): protein MNFYRDATWVLEYVEQEDEKGRLSGSMQTLVLKSCQRYKLKSDPKHLYAVVDSCWRYKALLEKIMKRSKIYDDIPKKKGKPIYSRLTLLLMCHDLLISKQKRIQMGKLPIKEYVLKHKTRLNSELVKLKLKLKVKSLSEIVDKEDSSNDVTPVRWIRINPLRCPKNDVEPVLKELIKKFPQRVSHWSDITSGTLYYDEFVPNLFGVHPRDKITSHELYRQGKIIIQDRSSCFPAHILNPGKNDVVIDACAAPGNKTTHVAAHILPEYTREQTPKIYAFEKDPARANILKKMTSVAGCGQTVEIHVGDFTKLAVPANFKDVTGLIVDPSCSGSGIFGRKSVDSHNVAKKKTETDSEIPDEEEKMVGDDVANRLSKLASFQFQVVKHAMSMPNAKKIVYSTCSIHAEENERVVIDLLLDRNIKEWGWKVASREEVIPKWPRRGKVKEFEQVFRDDPVKCNELADGCIRALPQEDGGIGFFAVCFKR, encoded by the coding sequence ATGAATTTTTACCGTGATGCTACCTGGGTACTCGAGTACGTGGAACAGGAGGACGAAAAGGGTAGACTCTCGGGGTCCATGCAGACGCTGGTGCTCAAGAGTTGTCAGAGATACAAGCTGAAGAGTGATCCTAAACATCTTTATGCAGTTGTGGATTCATGCTGGAGATATAAGGCattgttggaaaagatcatgAAAAGATCTAAGATTTATGACGATATTCCTAAGAAGAAAGGTAAACCAATTTATTCGAGATTGACTTTGTTACTGATGTGCCATGATTTATTAATTTCGAAGCAAAAGAGGATACAGATGGGGAAACTACCTATTAAAGAGTATGTGTTAAAGCATAAAACCAGACTTAATAGTGAATTGGTtaaattgaagttgaagttgaaggtgaagagCCTGTCTGAAATTGTGGACAAAGAAGACTCAAGTAACGATGTGACGCCAGTGAGATGGATAAGAATAAATCCGTTGAGGTGTCCCAAGAATGACGTTGAGCCTGTTCtgaaggaattgataaaGAAGTTCCCTCAGAGGGTGAGTCATTGGTCCGACATTACTTCCGGTACACTTTACTATGATGAGTTCGTACCGAACCTCTTCGGTGTGCATCCTAGGGACAAGATTACGTCGCACGAGCTTTATCGTCAAGGAAAGATCATTATTCAGGACCGATCATCCTGTTTCCCAGCGCATATCTTAAACCCAGGTAAAAATGATGTAGTGATTGATGCCTGTGCTGCGCCCGGTAATAAGACGACTCATGTTGCCGCTCATATATTACCTGAATATACTAGGGAGCAAACCCCCAAGATCTATGCTTTCGAAAAGGATCCTGCTAGAGCcaatatcttgaagaaaatgacAAGTGTTGCCGGTTGTGGCCAGACGGTCGAGATCCATGTTGGAGATTTCACCAAATTGGCAGTACCAGCGAACTTTAAAGATGTAACGGGCCTTATCGTTGATCCAAGTTGCTCCGGTAGTGGCATATTTGGTCGTAAATCAGTTGATTCTCACAACgttgccaagaagaaaacggAAACTGATAGTGAAATTcctgatgaagaagagaaaatggtTGGCGATGACGTGGCAAACCGTCTCAGTAAACTGGCATCATTTCAGTTTCAGGTTGTTAAACATGCTATGAGTATGCCAAACGCCAAGAAGATAGTCTATAGTACCTGTTCGATTCACgcagaagaaaatgaacGAGTTGTGATAGATCTTTTGCTTGATAGAAACATTAAAGAATGGGGATGGAAGGTGGCTTCAAGAGAGGAAGTGATCCCCAAGTGGCCTAGAAGAGGTAAAGTGAAGGAGTTTGAACAAGTCTTCAGGGACGACCCCGTCAAGTGCAATGAGTTGGCGGATGGTTGCATAAGAGCCCTACCACAAGAAGATGGCGGCATCGGTTTCTTTGCCGTTTGCTTTAAGAGATGA
- the FAP1 gene encoding Fap1p (similar to Saccharomyces cerevisiae FAP1 (YNL023C); ancestral locus Anc_2.288), giving the protein MVVEELNQHSLVLEFSEDDSDFSSESCSVHEVRDEHDMAYYERAVQEIALGDRYVCMICTVEMDYTCKMYACEGCYRVFDYECIREWALKSTEKTLDRVWKCPNCYKVNKRVPAKNRPTCWCGKTVNPDPNPLDPNSCGQTCDAPICPHGCSKQCHLGPHPDCVRTITTKCQCGKHTRETFCYQTISMKGKSQFQCNEVCGLPLACGIHKCERLCHSGICGPCPAVLNAKSNKLKIRCYCGLEHRDSFKCKDVRVASDLSKDGKGDSWIGAFGCSGIRKIEYACREHSFVEKCQPSPSISGKIACPFSPKLLKTCPCGRTSLKVLAEPRKSCTSPIPNCDSTCGKKLACGRHTCPFTCHDGPCMDPCIQIETVRCSCHKNLYSVPCQFKEQPRCDTKCESLMSCRRHRCTERCCCGRPFAERRRKTPLSSRELMDESSVESEHICLKDCNLTLSCGCHKCQRKCHPGKCPPCLESDSNDLVCPCGKTVVEAPVRCGTRLPPCHYPCIRVIQNAYKCGHKPMPHTCHPLNEPCPSCTAPVFKPCKCGKKDKVRTLCFQNDVSCGTTCGKPLDNCPHMCQKSCHIPGECQKKCKQICNRKRIYCDHKCRLICHGNDKCPDIPCPLSVKIKCECEVKESFITCGANSETPSKATTTILPCDEECERHKRHLQLREAFGISNFSDNPSRSKTASLENLAAVANSFEELELPFSEPALGTFAKQEAWCTQIENVLNSFMDNEEKTSLHFKPMRPAQRHFIHELAKSYNLYVESQDREPKRSVFVKKQDNGGSCKPVIQLKDSLPIYQFFKENEKEKKAQRFEAQTTTEFVNFIPKEEPQLERAKNNAFKLKNVSTGTTKEDLERIFADHLKPTLVKNPQFKIQDSTKNGLIYPEDYAEISVNVERDLEALVGHFDYLCKESFIGDGIELCHIDLKVLQESE; this is encoded by the coding sequence ATGGTTGTGGAGGAGTTGAATCAACACTCACTGGTGCTAGAGTtttcagaagatgatagcGACTTCAGCAGCGAAAGTTGCAGTGTCCATGAGGTGAGAGATGAGCATGATATGGCATATTATGAGAGAGCTGTACAGGAGATAGCATTGGGAGATAGGTATGTCTGTATGATTTGCACCGTGGAGATGGATTATACTTGTAAGATGTACGCCTGTGAGGGATGTTATAGGGTATTTGACTACGAGTGTATTAGAGAATGggctttgaaatcaactGAGAAGACTTTAGATCGAGTATGGAAATGTCCTAATTGCTACAAAGTGAATAAGAGAGTTCCTGCAAAAAATAGGCCTACTTGTTGGTGTGGAAAGACTGTAAATCCCGATCCAAACCCTCTGGATCCCAACTCTTGTGGACAGACTTGTGATGCACCAATTTGTCCACATGGGTGCTCTAAACAGTGCCATCTGGGTCCACATCCCGACTGTGTGAGGACTATTACCACGAAATGCCAGTGTGGGAAACATACAAGAGAGACTTTTTGTTATCAGACGATTTCTATGAAGGGGAAAAGCCAGTTCCAGTGCAATGAAGTATGTGGCCTGCCGCTGGCCTGTGGGATTCATAAGTGCGAACGGCTCTGTCATTCGGGAATCTGTGGGCCCTGTCCCGCAGTTTTGAATGCCAAGAGTAATAAGTTAAAGATCAGATGTTACTGTGGGCTTGAGCATAGagattctttcaaatgtaAAGATGTGCGAGTAGCCAGTGACCTCTCAAAGGACGGGAAGGGTGATAGTTGGATTGGAGCATTTGGTTGTTCTGGAATTAGAAAGATCGAATACGCCTGTCGAGAGCATTCGTTTGTGGAGAAGTGCCAACCTTCACCCTCGATCTCAGGGAAAATAGCATGTCCATTCTCACCAAAGCTACTCAAGACTTGTCCTTGTGGGAGGACCTCATTAAAGGTGTTGGCGGAACCCAGGAAGTCATGTACATCACCTATCCCCAATTGTGACTCTACCTGTGGTAAAAAATTAGCATGTGGCAGACATACTTGCCCATTTACTTGTCATGACGGACCCTGCATGGATCCATGCATTCAGATAGAAACAGTACGTTGTTCATGTCATAAAAACTTGTATTCTGTTCCTTGTCAATTCAAGGAACAACCACGTTGTGATACGAAGTGTGAATCTTTAATGTCCTGCCGTCGTCATAGGTGTACTGAGAGATGTTGTTGCGGTAGACCTTTTGCAGAAAGGAGGCGCAAGACACCTCTTAGCTCAAGAGAGTTAATGGATGAATCTTCCGTTGAATCCGAGCACATTTGTTTGAAGGATTGTAATTTGACTCTCTCTTGTGGTTGTCATAAGTGTCAGCGGAAATGTCATCCAGGTAAATGCCCACCTTGTCTGGAGAGTGATTCTAATGATCTGGTGTGTCCATGTGGGAAAACAGTCGTCGAAGCACCAGTGCGTTGTGGTACGAGATTACCGCCATGTCATTATCCTTGCATTAGAGTGATACAGAATGCGTACAAGTGCGGTCATAAACCAATGCCTCACACATGTCATCCTCTAAATGAACCATGTCCCTCGTGTACTGCGCCGGTCTTCAAGCCTTGTAAATGTGGTAAGAAGGATAAAGTAAGAACACTATGTTTCCAGAATGACGTTTCATGCGGTACCACTTGTGGGAAGCCACTGGACAATTGTCCTCATATGTGCCAGAAAAGTTGTCATATACCAGGTGAGTGTCAGAAAAAATGCAAGCAGATTTGTAATAGAAAGCGAATTTACTGTGACCACAAGTGTCGATTGATTTGTCATGGTAACGATAAATGCCCCGACATTCCATGTCCCCTTTCGGTCAAGATCAAGTGTGAGTGTGAAGTGAAGGAGTCTTTTATTACTTGTGGAGCGAATTCAGAAACACCTAGCAAAGCTACGACCACCATTCTGCCCTGCGATGAAGAGTGTGAAAGGCACAAGAGGCATTTGCAACTAAGGGAGGCCTTCGgaatatcaaattttagTGACAATCCGTCGAGATCCAAAACAGCATCGCTCGAGAATCTTGCAGCAGTTGCGAATTCTTTCGAAGAGTTAGAGTTGCCATTTAGTGAACCTGCGTTGGGAACTTTCGCCAAGCAAGAAGCTTGGTGTACTCAGATAGAAAATGTTCTCAATAGCTTCATGGACAACGAGGAGAAAACCAGTTTGCATTTCAAGCCGATGAGGCCCGCACAGCGTCATTTCATCCATGAATTGGCCAAGTCATATAACCTTTACGTTGAATCTCAAGATCGGGAGCCTAAAAGATCTGTGTTTGTCAAGAAACAGGATAATGGCGGGTCGTGTAAGCCGGTAATCCAATTGAAGGACTCATTGCCTAtttatcaattcttcaaagaaaatgaaaaggagaaaaaGGCCCAGAGGTTTGAAGCCCAAACGACAACTGAGTTCGTCAATTTCATTCCCAAAGAAGAGCCCCAATTGGAGCGTGCAAAGAATAACGCATTCAAACTTAAGAATGTTTCCACGGGTACTACCAAAGAGGACCTCGAGCGCATCTTCGCCGACCACTTAAAACCAACACTAGTCAAGAACCCTCAATTCAAGATTCAAGATTCAACCAAAAATGGTTTAATATACCCTGAGGACTACGCAGAGATCAGCGTTAATGTTGAGCGCGATTTGGAAGCCCTAGTGGGTCATTTTGACTATCTCTGTAAAGAAAGCTTCATTGGTGATGGTATCGAACTTTGTCacattgatttgaaggtccTACAAGAATCTGAATGA